A single region of the Verrucomicrobiota bacterium genome encodes:
- a CDS encoding transposase, producing HLPGLLAFFTHPISNAMAEGFNSKIQVIKSSARGFRNPKNWRIAILYHMGKLHLSPYHPHLSSQAV from the coding sequence GTCATCTCCCCGGCCTCCTGGCCTTCTTCACCCACCCCATCAGTAACGCCATGGCGGAGGGCTTTAACTCAAAAATCCAAGTCATAAAAAGCTCCGCCAGGGGCTTCCGTAACCCAAAAAACTGGCGAATCGCCATCCTCTACCATATGGGTAAATTACATCTCTCCCCTTATCATCCTCACCTCTCTTCCCAAGCCGTTTGA